Proteins encoded together in one Desulfovibrio sp. UCD-KL4C window:
- a CDS encoding EAL and HDOD domain-containing protein, producing MSKSELFLDSFFVARQPVFTRERAVWGYELLFRNSEFSTTAEIGAAVADDDAATSQVIADGFGLIQEDLAKGQRLLVNFSRNMLLEYAADLLPPEICVVEILETVNPDPDILEALKSLKDQGYTLALDDYIGQEGFEAFIKITDIIKVDCLGLPIEELKDLVLNLRQYECILLAEKVEDTEMFDLCMELGFDLFQGFFFSRPETVLGKKMSSNNLNRMQLLRSISGSEFNVEDLSTAINSDVSISYRLLRFMNSPYFGLPHMVSSIQQAVVLIGYKKLASWLRVILLSDMCSGTASSELAFLSIKRAKFLELLSLEFGSAGMSSDSMFLLGLFSLLDVLLGKPMKSLLEELPIEEDLMAALCGESSIASVWLDLVVAFEKAKWESVSSIILSQNLSPSSVARNHLAAMQWANEISLLSKQ from the coding sequence ATGAGTAAATCTGAATTATTTCTGGACTCTTTTTTTGTCGCCAGACAGCCGGTTTTTACCCGAGAGCGTGCTGTCTGGGGATATGAATTGCTTTTTCGCAATTCAGAATTCAGTACAACTGCTGAAATCGGAGCTGCCGTCGCAGATGACGATGCGGCTACGTCGCAGGTAATAGCAGATGGCTTCGGCTTGATTCAGGAAGATCTCGCTAAAGGGCAAAGACTTTTAGTAAACTTCTCTCGCAATATGCTTCTTGAATATGCTGCAGATTTGCTACCTCCTGAAATTTGTGTTGTCGAAATACTCGAAACAGTCAATCCTGATCCAGATATCCTTGAAGCCTTGAAATCTTTAAAAGATCAGGGGTATACCCTTGCCCTAGATGATTATATCGGACAGGAAGGATTTGAGGCATTTATTAAGATTACAGATATTATTAAAGTTGATTGCTTAGGTCTTCCAATAGAAGAATTGAAAGACCTTGTCCTGAATTTGAGACAATATGAGTGTATTCTTTTAGCTGAGAAAGTTGAAGATACAGAAATGTTTGATTTATGCATGGAATTAGGTTTTGACCTGTTTCAGGGGTTCTTTTTTAGTCGTCCTGAAACTGTTCTAGGAAAGAAGATGTCTTCCAATAATTTGAATCGTATGCAGCTTTTACGGTCCATTAGCGGCTCTGAGTTTAATGTGGAAGATCTGTCAACAGCTATTAATTCTGATGTTTCCATCAGCTACCGCCTCCTTAGGTTTATGAACTCTCCTTATTTCGGACTGCCCCACATGGTTAGTTCTATTCAGCAGGCTGTTGTCTTAATTGGTTATAAGAAACTGGCAAGCTGGCTGCGTGTAATTCTTTTATCTGATATGTGCAGTGGAACTGCCTCAAGTGAACTCGCATTTCTTTCAATAAAGAGAGCTAAATTTCTTGAGCTGTTATCCCTTGAATTTGGAAGTGCAGGAATGTCGTCTGATTCGATGTTTTTGCTTGGTTTATTCTCTCTTTTAGACGTCCTTCTTGGCAAACCTATGAAAAGTCTTTTGGAAGAATTACCTATTGAAGAAGATTTGATGGCGGCTCTTTGCGGAGAGTCCAGTATAGCATCCGTTTGGCTTGATCTTGTGGTTGCTTTTGAAAAGGCAAAATGGGAGTCAGTCAGTTCCATTATACTCTCGCAGAACTTATCCCCTTCATCCGTTGCTCGTAATCATTTGGCCGCAATGCAGTGGGCGAATGAAATTTCCTTGCTAAGTAAGCAATAG
- a CDS encoding protein-glutamate O-methyltransferase CheR has translation MELTKTEFDLFRKYIYSVCGLIIGDGKEYLIVHRLLPLLKKYSCKSWIEFYNLLSNKKGSLNEDVITAINTHETSFFRDLHPFNLIRDKVLPSLIKNKKKNKKIRIWCAAASTGQEPYTLSMIIHDLIESTTLKTVKHDDFSILATDISEKTIELARDGLFTDLEFSRGLPAKYKKYFSQEINQWKVSPAISSIVTFKKFNLLESFRVLGQFDFVLCRNVLIYFDDKTKLDIVHRIHSLLPEDGCLLLGATESLAGQTDKFASEHEGVAVIYRKQNI, from the coding sequence ATGGAGCTCACTAAAACTGAATTTGATCTTTTCCGTAAGTATATTTACAGCGTATGTGGGCTGATAATAGGAGACGGTAAAGAATATCTTATTGTGCATCGGCTTCTGCCTTTACTAAAAAAGTACAGCTGTAAATCATGGATTGAGTTTTATAATCTTCTTAGCAATAAAAAAGGGTCGCTAAACGAAGATGTTATAACAGCTATTAATACCCACGAAACCAGTTTTTTCAGAGATCTTCATCCGTTTAATTTAATACGTGATAAGGTCTTGCCTAGCCTAATTAAAAACAAAAAAAAGAATAAAAAAATTCGTATCTGGTGCGCAGCAGCTTCTACAGGGCAGGAACCCTACACTCTCTCAATGATTATTCATGATCTGATTGAATCTACTACGCTTAAGACCGTGAAGCATGATGATTTTTCAATCTTAGCAACAGATATATCTGAGAAAACGATTGAACTGGCTAGAGATGGTCTATTCACTGATCTTGAGTTCTCGCGGGGTCTTCCGGCTAAGTATAAAAAGTATTTTAGTCAGGAGATAAACCAGTGGAAGGTTAGTCCGGCGATAAGTTCAATAGTAACTTTTAAAAAATTTAACTTACTTGAATCTTTTAGAGTTCTTGGACAGTTCGATTTTGTTTTGTGCAGAAACGTTCTGATATATTTTGATGATAAAACTAAATTAGACATAGTTCACAGGATTCATTCTTTATTGCCAGAAGACGGGTGTTTGCTTCTAGGGGCAACGGAATCCTTAGCTGGACAAACTGATAAATTTGCTTCTGAACATGAAGGTGTCGCTGTTATTTATCGAAAGCAAAATATTTGA
- a CDS encoding response regulator, protein MRILVVDDEQMVRENLVDYLEDEGIDVISVGSAEEALKLMETESAEVAIVDMRLPVMHGNDLIINLKKIRPEMDFIIHTGSVDYAVPPDVRDLGISSENVLLKPVADMNIFIQKIKSLFGNKHKF, encoded by the coding sequence ATGCGTATTTTAGTAGTCGATGATGAACAGATGGTCAGGGAAAATCTGGTTGATTATCTCGAAGATGAAGGAATAGATGTCATATCTGTTGGCAGCGCAGAAGAAGCATTGAAACTTATGGAAACTGAAAGTGCCGAAGTAGCAATAGTGGACATGCGGCTTCCGGTTATGCACGGCAACGATCTGATCATTAATCTAAAGAAAATACGCCCGGAAATGGATTTCATTATTCATACAGGCTCGGTAGACTATGCCGTCCCGCCGGATGTACGAGACCTTGGAATATCATCTGAGAATGTATTACTCAAACCTGTTGCAGATATGAATATTTTCATCCAAAAAATCAAGTCACTATTTGGAAATAAACATAAATTTTAA
- a CDS encoding anaerobic ribonucleoside-triphosphate reductase activating protein, giving the protein MNIYSNGWNHLRGIEPLSLCDWPGKATCVFFMGGCNLNCPTCHNFDMAWNMEKLPVIPKEDIQSFLKNRAKWLDGVTITGGEPTLVPNLEEILFEIRKASQLPIKMDSNGMTPETIEALLQEGLVEQFAIDVKGPYEKYPALTGQAVTTETARKNLERVFELATVSPDAFYFRITKVPILTDADVETAKGYLPSEFDLTIQKYIPPKRELDYAKNETGRPVENMVS; this is encoded by the coding sequence ATGAATATATACTCTAATGGATGGAACCATCTTCGCGGGATTGAACCGCTTAGCCTTTGTGATTGGCCCGGAAAAGCAACCTGCGTTTTTTTTATGGGAGGTTGCAACCTAAATTGTCCAACATGCCATAACTTTGATATGGCATGGAACATGGAAAAACTGCCTGTTATTCCCAAAGAAGATATTCAGTCTTTCCTTAAAAATCGTGCAAAATGGCTTGATGGGGTTACCATTACTGGCGGAGAACCTACGTTAGTTCCTAACCTCGAAGAAATCCTTTTTGAAATTAGGAAAGCTTCCCAGCTACCCATAAAAATGGACAGCAACGGAATGACCCCTGAGACTATTGAGGCTCTTCTTCAAGAAGGTTTAGTTGAACAATTCGCTATTGACGTCAAAGGCCCATATGAAAAATATCCTGCGCTTACCGGACAAGCTGTTACGACTGAAACGGCTCGTAAAAACCTCGAAAGAGTGTTCGAACTTGCAACGGTAAGCCCAGATGCATTCTATTTTCGCATTACTAAAGTACCAATACTTACCGACGCGGATGTAGAAACGGCCAAAGGATATCTTCCAAGTGAATTTGATTTAACTATTCAGAAATACATTCCTCCCAAAAGAGAACTTGACTACGCAAAAAATGAAACGGGACGCCCAGTTGAAAACATGGTCAGCTGA
- a CDS encoding zinc-ribbon domain-containing protein, which produces MITCTRCGNKNSDDSQNCEKCGHKLQSGFARFNGSPLSSKKNSDQFNITFEHADIFAKHSEAWIYALFLLAAVVFFTYQQVYWPLYILTPLVAILAWFRKI; this is translated from the coding sequence ATGATTACTTGTACTAGATGCGGAAATAAAAATAGTGACGATTCACAAAACTGCGAAAAATGCGGGCATAAACTGCAATCCGGGTTTGCAAGATTTAACGGGTCCCCTTTGTCCTCTAAAAAAAATAGTGACCAATTTAATATAACCTTTGAACATGCAGACATCTTTGCAAAACACAGCGAAGCATGGATTTATGCTCTTTTCCTTCTGGCTGCTGTCGTTTTCTTCACCTACCAGCAGGTCTACTGGCCGCTATATATCTTAACCCCGCTAGTCGCTATTCTGGCTTGGTTTCGGAAGATTTAA